The Rubricoccus marinus nucleotide sequence CCAGGAGTACTTCACGTTCTACTTCCGCCCGACCTCGGTCCGCGCCACCGACACCCCGCTGCTGATGGAGATCTACCTCCAGGAGGACCCCGACGGCGACGGGTTCGACGACGCCGCGACGGGCGACGGCGAGGACCAGTTCCGGGCGAACTACCGCGTGACGGTGCCCGCCGGCGCGCCGGAGTGGCAGCTCGTCGCGATCCCGCTGGCCTCGTTCACGGACTTCAACCCCACCGACGGCCGCCCCGTCGGCGACAACGACGGGTTCGACTTCGCCGCCGTCGGCAACGTGGTGTTCGCCTTCGGGAACCTCCAGGCGAACCCCGACGCGAACCCCCCGCAGGACTTCGCGCTCTCCTTCGACGACATCGCCTTCGCTGGGGAAGCCATGTTCTCGACATCGATCGGCGAGACCCCGTCCACGTTTACGACGGCACCATCCGCGTTCCCCAACCCCGCCTCTGGCGCGGTGACGGTCACGTTCGATCTCGCCGAAGCCTCCGACGTCACGGTTGACGTGGTGGACCTCCTCGGACGCACCGTTGCAACGCTCGCCAAGGGGCCACAGGCCGCTGGCGAAGTGCGCCTCGGCGTTCAGACCGCCGCGTTCGCGCCGGGCTTGTACATCGTCCGCGTACAGACCGAGACGGGCGTCGCATC carries:
- a CDS encoding T9SS type A sorting domain-containing protein; this encodes MTLQLLSSTTARARGLVGLIALACMVLAPSASAQVSFDDFETVNGDGVPVYSFGFSGAGAGSGFGPTPGFDGNTALNIGINPGAGGGFAGVGSGVGGPGGPAAFTPVDASGQEYFTFYFRPTSVRATDTPLLMEIYLQEDPDGDGFDDAATGDGEDQFRANYRVTVPAGAPEWQLVAIPLASFTDFNPTDGRPVGDNDGFDFAAVGNVVFAFGNLQANPDANPPQDFALSFDDIAFAGEAMFSTSIGETPSTFTTAPSAFPNPASGAVTVTFDLAEASDVTVDVVDLLGRTVATLAKGPQAAGEVRLGVQTAAFAPGLYIVRVQTETGVASTRLTVTR